The following proteins are encoded in a genomic region of candidate division KSB1 bacterium:
- a CDS encoding diguanylate cyclase, with translation MLRIADRAGLTKDFVLTISFVLLGLAAVNYTLFPNDPGFLTITPNPYLLAVLIGAAQFGLLGGLWSALFASGLVILQSGVLRPPSLGSPFPPSSLLPIVVPNFVAALVIGQLQQLHHGKYQRLRVHHSELEAENYRLKEQLLAVTKVKEELEQRILGQEATLHSLYKALKALEVLEERQVYEGILEVTERFTGANKSSLYVVDYSRDEAVLVASRGWSSSPKGPNQLPLSDPLVRALFGRNEPLTVKEISENPSLHQARKSLGLESLVLVPIYVRGVVLAILSVDDIPFLRLTIPTLRTLRIIAELASPALANVVRFAELEAKDQIDKMTELPNYRYFLESLTHELRRVSRHKLPLTVVAFEIAEADQLQASLSPEAWQLVVRVVGKILRHDLREIDLVCAGRRPGTYWVMLPLTSVDQSLKVVGRLQQRIRASNKLLGLKRAKLDLLFGFAAYRPYVRDAQMLVQLAEQSLDLSRQAKDKPDAADQRRATEERADVA, from the coding sequence GGCGGTGCTCATCGGAGCAGCCCAGTTCGGCCTCCTTGGCGGCCTGTGGTCGGCCCTCTTTGCGAGCGGTCTGGTCATCCTGCAGAGCGGGGTGTTGCGTCCGCCCAGTCTTGGCTCACCTTTCCCACCCAGCAGCCTTCTTCCCATCGTAGTACCCAATTTCGTAGCGGCTCTCGTGATCGGCCAGCTGCAACAGCTCCACCATGGGAAATACCAACGCCTCAGGGTGCACCACAGTGAGCTGGAAGCGGAAAACTACCGCCTCAAGGAACAACTGCTTGCGGTCACGAAGGTCAAAGAGGAGCTGGAGCAGCGGATTCTGGGGCAGGAGGCCACCCTGCACAGTCTCTACAAGGCCTTGAAGGCGCTCGAAGTCCTGGAGGAAAGGCAAGTCTACGAAGGCATCCTCGAGGTCACGGAGAGATTCACGGGGGCGAACAAGTCTTCCCTCTACGTTGTGGACTACTCGCGGGACGAGGCTGTGCTGGTGGCCAGCCGGGGATGGAGCTCTTCGCCGAAGGGTCCAAATCAGCTGCCGCTCTCGGATCCCCTTGTGCGGGCCCTGTTCGGTCGGAACGAACCCCTGACCGTAAAGGAGATCAGCGAGAATCCGTCTCTGCATCAGGCGCGCAAGAGCCTCGGTCTGGAATCCCTTGTCCTAGTGCCGATCTACGTTCGGGGAGTCGTCCTGGCTATTCTGAGCGTAGACGACATCCCCTTCCTCCGCCTTACGATTCCCACGCTCCGCACGCTGCGGATCATTGCCGAGTTGGCCTCTCCGGCGCTGGCGAACGTGGTGCGCTTCGCCGAGCTGGAGGCCAAGGATCAGATCGACAAGATGACGGAACTTCCCAATTACCGCTACTTCCTGGAGTCGCTCACGCACGAGCTGCGGCGTGTGTCGCGGCACAAGCTTCCTCTGACCGTGGTGGCGTTCGAGATCGCCGAAGCGGACCAGCTCCAGGCTTCTCTTTCGCCGGAGGCCTGGCAACTTGTCGTGCGCGTGGTGGGAAAGATTCTGCGCCATGATCTGCGGGAGATCGATCTCGTCTGCGCCGGCCGCCGTCCCGGCACCTACTGGGTAATGCTTCCCCTCACCTCTGTGGACCAGTCCCTTAAGGTGGTGGGGCGGCTGCAGCAGCGGATCCGGGCTTCTAATAAGCTTCTCGGGCTGAAGCGTGCAAAGCTGGACCTGCTCTTCGGGTTCGCCGCCTACCGACCCTACGTGCGCGATGCCCAGATGCTCGTCCAGTTAGCCGAGCAATCCCTTGACCTGTCTCGGCAGGCCAAGGACAAGCCGGACGCGGCGGACCAGAGGCGAGCAACTGAAGAAAGGGCCGATGTGGCGTAG